From one Anopheles cruzii chromosome 3, idAnoCruzAS_RS32_06, whole genome shotgun sequence genomic stretch:
- the LOC128274793 gene encoding uncharacterized protein LOC128274793: MAPFLKVALPLVLLVVGQLHAEPFFGNNYVIPQGARLGNAANAVVRNLEAAQTQVRSPNLINPTASQFLSAGTTAFREYVGNTTAVLGQLFREVAQVSTDRVTAPAVVFTRLNLSLLAVAQWNQNVTQSLAVLQQAFDYDQNNNTAGFFGFWRDAIGENVNDLAAELRQLGQHIAAIGGQPMNTQQFLQAISADGTLQRLQDVVEAAIRLSTDYLSGVTKVVTAVRAANDFQSRAYSLIRSNQGFINTAVDRYSAASNASYGRFLTAADSLVNHLKDTNQSFVFRWPLLFSGEVHEKLNLLNQSIDLLTGNIMLRTITVAGELVKTSALFKTGDNPLAYLRDEADLLTRILLDVLYGDNYCAPAFITPFNALPAQVNSLVGACLTEQTNLESQGSAQLVSIANNFLRPYVTFVYGRLNICFQQPFDKMTECLDNIVATIDFRGQFFLLDIASQQFFEQVQEDLPTCNDRVLEFVRNAGLRENCGLHAGTPSPV, encoded by the exons ATGGCACCGTTCCTGAAGGTTGCTCTCCCGTTGGTACTGCTCGTCGTTGGCCAGCTCCACGCGGAGCcgttttttggcaacaactaCGTAATACCGCAAGGTGCCCGGCTGGGCAATGCAGCCAACGCGGTCGTCCGCAACCTGGAGGCAGCCCAAACGCAGGTCCGCAGCCCAAATCTGATCAATCCGACCGCTTCGCAGTTCCTGAGTGCCGGGACTACGGCGTTTCGCGAGTACGTCGGCAACACGACGGCCGTGCTGGGCCAACTATTCCGTGAGGTAGCTCAGGTTTCGACGGATCGCGTCACGGCACCGGCCGTCGTCTTTACCCGCCTAAATCTGTCGCTCTTGGCTGTGGCCCAGTGGAACCAAAACGTGACCCAATCGCTGGCCGTGCTCCAGCAGGCGTTCGACTACGATcagaacaacaacacggcCGGGTTCTTTGGATTCTGGCGCGACGCCATCGGTGAGAACGTCAACGACCTGGCGGCGGAACTGAGACAACTGGGTCAGCACATtgcggcgatcggtggtcaGCCGATGAACACCCAGCAGTTCCTGCAGGCCATCTCGGCGGACGGGACGCTGCAGCGACTGCAGGACGTCGTCGAAGCGGCCATCCGACTGTCGACGGACTACTTGTCCGGTGTCACGAAAGTTGTGACCGCCGTCCGGGCGGCTAACGATTTCCAATCGCGCGCCTACTCGCTGATCCGCTCGAACCAGGGGTTCATCAACACGGCCGTCGATCGGTACAGTGCCGCGTCGAACGCATCCTACGGACGGTTCCTGACGGCGGCCGATTCCCTCGTGAACCACCTGAAGGACACCAACCAAAGCTTCGTCTTCCGCTGGCCACTGCTGTTCAGTGGCGAGGTCCACGAGAAGCTGAACCTACTgaaccaatcgatcgaccTTCTGACCGGTAACATCATGCTCCGCACGATAACCGTGGCGGGAGAGTTGGTCAAAACGAGTGCCCTCTTCAAGACCGGCGACAACCCACTGGCGTACCTGCGCGATGAAGCCGATCTCCTGACGCGCATCCTGCTCGACGTATTGTACGGGGACAATTACTGTGCGCCGGCGTTCATTACGCCGTTCAACGCACTGCCGGCCCAGGTGAACAGCCTCGTCGGGGCCTGCCTGACGGAGCAGACGAACCTCGAGAGCCAGGGCTCCGCTCAGCTCGTATCGATCGCCAACAATTTCCTGCGCCCGTACGTCACCTTCGTGTACGGTCGGCTCAATATCTGCTTCCAGCAGCCGTTCGACAAGATGACCGAATGTTTGGACAAT ATTGTGGCCACGATCGACTTCCGGGGACAGTTTTTCCTGCTCGacatcgccagccagcagttcTTCGAGCAGGTCCAGGAGGACTTGCCGACCTGCAACGACCGTGTGCTGGAGTTCGTCCGCAATGCCGGGTTGCGCGAGAACTGCGGTCTGCACGCCGGAACACCGTCGCCGGTGTGA
- the LOC128274794 gene encoding uncharacterized protein LOC128274794: protein MHRNSVLLVTTVAVVALLVTAGDNLSVSGAKTNPLGDDEEVANVTLGIVENVATARAAIERFRSSVPSVDYLQLATVGLTEYVGNLTGRFEATFKEFTSRELESVQHALIEAIRYLNGYDSVNSIAMLQNLDYSMYNHNLLRSINSDLRIASISLSEALFDQRDVSPAVDDVFAATDKLQENVLRLVDVIEKGQAWTVETMARAEAAQRGFNESIDAYVNGSLAQIEELVTGLDELRSYEEDAYRRLKEKIATLPKSTTSYFVALKKAIENTIQKVRINFENLKLYKHRDIEQWKTRGSIVAPIGYMTQVAVQVASDPMLANDCTESYIEKILAFPNFTLAHVNNCLAEQAAYEEKTFAIVSQVLDTYVVGAINASYAAFDICFRYVPRKQSFCLELNGYENSWANGRIYNAAKQVESFVDGEIQNSFNNCVAQNGYFLNYHNIQEMCIYSKKRTRFRNRWSK, encoded by the exons ATGCACCGGAACTCGGTGCTGTTGGTGACGACCgtagcggtggtggcgctgctcGTGACGGCGGGTGACAATTTATCGGTTTCCGGTGCTAAAACGAATCCGCTCGGTGACGATGAGGAGGTGGCGAACGTTACGCTGGGCATCGTCGAGAAtgtggccacggcacgggctGCCATCGAGCGGTTCCGGTCGAGTGTGCCGTCGGTGGACTACCTGcagctggccaccgtcggtctGACGGAGTACGTCGGCAATTTGACCGGTCGGTTTGAGGCGACGTTTAAGGAGTTCACCAGCCGCGAGCTGGAATCGGTGCAGCATGCCCTGATCGAGGCCATTCGCTACCTGAATGGGTACGATTCGGTCAACAGCATCGCGATGCTCCAGAACCTGGACTACAGTATGTACAACCACAACCTGCTGCGCTCGATCAACAGCGATCTGCGGATCGCATCGATCAGCCTGTCGGAAGCACTGTTCGATCAGCGCGACGTCAGCCCGGCCGTAGACGATGTGTTCGCCGCGACCGACAAGCTACAGGAGAACGTCCTGCGGCTGGTGGACGTGATCGAGAAGGGCCAGGCGTGGACGGTGGAAACGATGGCCCGGGCCGAGGCGGCCCAGCGAGGATTCAACGAGTCGATCGATGCGTATGTCAACGGGTCACTGGCGCAGATCGAAGAACTTGTGACCGGGCTGGACGAACTGCGTAGCTACGAGGAGGATGCGTATCGGCGGTTGAAGGAAAAGATTGCGACCCTGCCCAAGTCCACCACGAGCTACTTCGTGGCGTTGAAGAAGGCGATCGAGAACACGATCCAAAAGGTTCGCATAAACTTCGAAAACCTGAAGCTGTACAAACACCGTGACATCGAGCAGTGGAAAACGCGTGGTTCGATCGTGGCTCCGATCGGTTACATGACGCAGGTCGCGGTTCAGGTGgcttccgatccgatgctgGCGAACGACTGTACCGAGTCGTACATCGAGAAGATACTCGCCTTTCCCAACTTTACGCTCGCCCACGTGAACAACTGTCTCGCGGAGCAGGCCGCGTACGAGGAGAAAACGTTCGCGATCGTCTCGCAGGTGCTCGACACGTACGTCGTCGGAGCGATCAATGCGTCGTACGCGGCGTTTGACATTTGCTTCCGTTACGTGCCGCGGAAGCAGAGCTTTTGCCTCGAGCTG AACGGATACGAGAACAGTTGGGCCAACGGGAGGATTTATAACGCAGCCAAGCAGGTCGAGTCATTCGTCGACGGCGAAATACAGAACAGCTTCAACAATTGTGTGGCGCAGAATGGGTACTTCCTGAACTACCACAACATCCAGGAGATGTGCATCTACAGCAAGAAACGAACGCGCTTCCGAAACCGTTGGTCAAAGTAA